The sequence TTCTTAATATGTATAAAGAGTTAAAGGATGAATTAGAAGTATATATTCCAAATAATGGATATTTAGTTCCGTGGGCAAAGCAAGGTGTACTTCTATTAAATACTGCTCTCACTGTAAGAGCTGGAGAAGCTAACTCTCATTCAGGAATTGGATGGGAAATTTTTACCGATAATATTATAAAACATTTAAATGATAGGATAGAACCAGTGATTTTTGTGTTATGGGGAAATAATGCTAGGAAGAAAAAAGATTATATAACTGGAAGACAACATTTTATATTAGAAGCTCCACATCCTAGTCCACTTTCAGCAAGTAAAGGTTTTTTTGGTTGTGGTCATTTTAAAAAAATAAATGAACTGTTAAAAAAAATAGGTGAAAATGAAATAAATTGGCAGATTGAAAATATATAAAACAGGATAAAGCTATAGGACACAAATATGCCACACTGTTTTAATATAATAATTAAGAGTAGTAAAAATAAAGTACAGTGGAGGTTAGTGATGAGATATTTATATATGTATATATTCATATTTATATCTACACTAAATATTTTTGGGGATGAAGAATTATTGAAACATGAAGGGGTTATTTTTATTGACTCATTGACTATTGAGCAGCAAGAGGAAGTTACGGAGATGAGAACTGAATTTTTAGAAGGATTTAATGAGTTAAAAAGTAAACTTATAACGATAAGATTGGAAACTCAAAATGAGATGAGAAAAGATAATCCAGACTGGGAAGAAATAAAAAAATTAAATAGTGAGTATTATAATCTTCAAAAAAGTTTAGACGATGGAATGGAAGAGTATAAAAAAAAGGTACAAAATATTCAATTGAAAATTGAAGATTAAAGGAGAGAAAAATGGAAGAACTATTGCTTGGGCTAGATTATGAGATATTACAAAAAGGAAAAACTGAGATAGAATTTAAAGGAATGGAGTACGATTCAAGAAAAATAAAAGATGGAGATATATTTGTAGCATTAGAAGGATCTATATCTGATGGGCATAAGTATATTAAACAAGCAATAGAAAATGGAGCTAAGGGAGTATTAGTATCAAAAAAAGTAGAGTTAGAATTTCCTGTTGAATATATTTTAGTTAAGGACTTGAGAAAAAATTTAGGAAAGATAGCTTCTAATTTTTATAGTTATCCTCAAAAAAAATTAAAGATAATAGGTATTACTGGAACAAATGGAAAAACTACTTCTACTTATCTTTTGGAATCTATTTTAGGGAAGGAAAAAGTAGCTAGGATAGGAACTGTTGAATATAAAATAGGAGATGAAGTAATAGAAGCTTCTAATACTACTCCGGAATCTTTAGATATAGTAAAGATGTGTAAAAAAGCAGTAGAAAAAGGATTGGAATACTTAGTTATGGAAGTGAGTTCTCATGCTCTTTCATTGGGAAGAGTAGATATGTTAGAATTTGATGTTGCATCATTTACTAATTTAACTTTAGATCACTTAGATTATCATGAGAATATGGATAATTATTTCCAAGCTAAAAGAAAAATTTTTACAATGTTAAAAGATAGTCAAAAAAGTTCTATCAATATAGATGATGTCTATGGAGATAGGCTCTATAAAGAGTTTGGTGGATATTCTTATTCTTTAATTAAGTCAGCAGATTTAACAGGAGAGATAGTAGAGTTCCATAGTGATGGCCAACTTGTAAGATTAAATCTTATGGGAGAGATGTTTGAAGAGAAATTAGCTATATTAGGAAGATACAACTTGTATAATGTTTTAGGAGTAATAGGAATAGCACTTCAATTGGGGATAGAAAAAAATATAATTTTAGAAAGATTAAAAGATATAAAAGGGGCACCAGGAAGATTTGAGTTAGTAAACTGTGGACAGGAGTATATTGTTGTAGTAGATTATGCTCATACTGGAGATGCTCTAGAGAATATTTTAAAAAGTATAAATGAATTGAAAAAAGCTAGAGTAATTACTGTATTTGGTTGTGGTGGAGATAGAGATGCTACTAAAAGACCAATTATGGGGGAAATTGCTCAAAGACTTAGTGATATAGCAATACTTACATCTGATAATCCAAGAACAGAAGATCCACATCTTATAATTGAAGATGTAAAAAGAGGAATGAATGGAGATAATTATCTTATAGAAGAGGATAGAGAGCATGCTATAGTAAGAGCTATTAAGATAGCTAAGAAAAATGACATAATTCTAATTGCTGGAAAAGGACATGAAACCTATCAGATACTTGGAAGGAGAAAAATTCATTTTGATGATAGAGAGATAGCAAGAAGGGAGATAGTCAAAAGAAAGATGAGAGGATAAGGGGGAAAAATGATAGATAAAGTGAGAGTTGTAAAAGTAGGAAATAAGGTAGAAATTGGAGGAAATAAAAGATTTGCTTTAATAGCTGGGCCCTGTGTAATAGAAACAGAAGAGTTAGTTATGGAGGTAGCTGGAAAAATAAAAGATATCTGTGATAGACTTGGAATTCAATATATTTTTAAGGCTTCATTTGATAAGGCTAACAGATCGTCTATACACTCTTTTAGAGGACCAGGGCTTGAAAAAGGATTGGAGATTTTAAAAAAAGTTAAAGAAAAATATAATGTACCTGTAATAACTGATGTACACGAAACTTGGCAATGTAAAAAAGCTGCAGAAGTAGTAGATATTTTACAAATTCCAGCTTTTTTATGTAGACAGACAGATTTACTTTTAGCAGCAGCAGAAACAGGGCTTCCAGTAAATATTAAAAAAGGACAATTTTTAGCTCCTTGGGATATGAAAAATGTTGTAACTAAAATGGAAGAGAGTAATAATCAAAATATACTACTTTGTGAAAGAGGAAGTACTTTTGGATATAATAATATGGTAGTAGATATGAGAAGCTTTATGGAAATGAGAAAATTTGGATATCCAATAGTATTTGATGTGACTCATGCTGTACAAAGGCCAGGAGGACTAGGAACAGCTACATCTGGAGATAGAGAGTATGTATTCCCACTTATGAGAGCAGGACTTGCAATAGGTGTAGATGCTATATTTGCTGAGGTACATCCTAATCCAAATGAAGCTAAATCAGATGGACCGAATATGTTATTTTTAAATGATTTAGAGGAGATATTAAAAGTAGCTATAAAAATAGATGATTTAGTAAAAGAAAGATAGGGGATAGTTATGGAATTTAATGAAGTGGATTATGCAAGAAGTGTATTTGAAGCAGAGATAGAGGAATTAGGAAGAGTAAAGAACTCTTTAGATGGAGATATAACAAAAGTTGTAGAACTAATATTAGGAATGAAAGGAAAAGTTGTAGTTACAGGTATAGGAAAATCTGGCCTTATTGGTAAGAAGATTGCTGCAACATTAGCCTCAACAGGGACAACAGCTATATTTATGAACTCTGCCGAAGGATTGCATGGAGATCTTGGAATGATAGCTCAAAATGATGTGGTACTAGCTATATCTAACAGTGGAAATAGTGATGAGATAGTATCTCTTCTCCCATCTATTCAAAAGATAGGAGCCAAACTTGTAGCTATGACAGGAAATAGAAATTCAAAACTAGGAAAAGCAGCCGACTATGTTTTAAATATAGGAGTAAGTAGAGAAGGATGTCCACTTAATTTAGCTCCTATGTCATCAGCAACAGCTACTTTAGTTATGGGAGATGCTCTTGCAGCAATACTTATAAAGAGAAGAGATTTTAGAGCAGAAAATTTTGCGTTGTATCACCCGGGTGGAAGTCTAGGAAAAAGACTTCTAATGAAAGTAAGAGATATAATGAAAAAAGGTGATGAAATACCTATTTGTGATAAAGAGAGTCCAATAAAAAATGTAATACTTACTATGACAGATAAAAGTCTTGGTGCTGTATGTGTTATGAATAGAGATCTAATGGTAGGGATTATTACAGAGGGAGATATTAGAAGGGCTTTAACAAAAGAAGGAGAATTTTTTACTTTTAAAGCTAAAGATATAATGACAAGAAATTTTATAAGAACAAATTCAAATAGTATGGCAATAGATGCCTTAGAACTTATGGAAAATAGACCGAGCCAGATAACTGTATTACCAGTAATAGATGACACTAAATTAGTAGGAATACTAAGAGTACATGACCTACTAAATGTAGTTGGAAAATAATTATATAATAAAAGTTGACATAGAAAGTAAATTTTATTATAATAATAGTGTAATATAATTTTATTTTGTAGGAGTGATAAGGTATGGTAACAAGAGATACAAATATTTTAGTAGCAGTTCAAAATTATCCAGTAATTAGAGATGTATTTAATAAATATGGACTTGGATGTGTAGGATGTATGATAGCATCTGGAGAAACTTTAGGAGAAGGAATTTCTGCTCATGGTTTAGATGCAGATGTTGTAATAGCTGAGATCAATAAAGTTATAGCTGAAACTAAATAATTTATTATCTGAATATAAGGATGCTTAAAGAGGAAAATTGTTATCTAAACTTTATAATCAATATATGGTTAGATAACTTTTCCTCTTTTTCACATATAATTGAAAAAATATTATTTTTATGATAAAATAGTTTACTGAAGTACTAAAAAATGATAGAAAATTAAAATGATAAATGCAAGGGTAAGGAGTAGAGAATTGAATACAGAGTTAATTATTAAGTTATTACTAATAGTTGGAATAGGAGCGGGTATCGGTTGGATAACAAATTATGTAGCAATAAAGATGTTATTTAGACCATATAAGGAGATAAATTTAGGTTTATTTAAGTTGCAAGGTCTTCTTCCTAAAAGAAAACATGAAATTGGAGAAAATATAGCTGAAGTTATTCAAACGGAACTAGTATCTTTACAAGAGATTTTGAAATCTTTAGATGGAAGTAAGCTTGAAGAAAAAATGAGTGAGATTATCGATGGAATATTAGAGGAGAAACTTCAGAGTGAGATAACAAAAAATTTTCCTATGTTAGCTATGTTTTTAAGTAATGATATGTTAGATAAAATAAAAAAAATAATAAAGAACTCAATTTTAGAAAAGAGAGAAAATATAGTATTTATGTTCTCTAATTACTTAGAAAAAAATGTTGATTTTAAAGGAATTATTGTGAAAAATGTAGATTCTTTTTCTTTAGAAAAGTTAGAAGAGGTAACATATAGTTTGGCGAAAAAAGAATTTAAACATATTGAGGTAGTTGGGGCTATATTGGGAGCAATTATAGGTTTTATTCAATTTATCATTGGAATGATGATGTAAGGAGAAGTTAGGTGGATAGAGTAGTTGCAAATGAAGAGTTTGAAAATGAGATAGAGATACAAAAGAGTTTAAGGCCAAAAAGTTTTAGAGAGTATATAGGACAGGAATCGTTAAAGGATAAGATGTCGATTTATATAGAGGCAGCTAAAAGAAGAGGGAGTTCTGTAGATCATATACTTCTATATGGACCACCTGGTCTTGGAAAGACTACTCTAGCTGGAGTTATAGCTAATGAGATGGGAGCAAATCTGAAAATAACATCTGGTCCTGTACTTGAAAGAGCAGGGGACTTAGCTGCTATCTTAACATCTTTAGAAGAAAATGATATACTATTTATAGATGAGATACATAGGCTTAATAATACAGTTGAGGAGATACTATACCCAGCTATGGAAGATAAAGAACTAGATATTATAATAGGAAAGGGCCCATCAGCTCGCTCAATAAGAATAGAATTACCAAATTTTACTTTAATAGGTGCAACT comes from Fusobacterium necrogenes and encodes:
- a CDS encoding KpsF/GutQ family sugar-phosphate isomerase translates to MEFNEVDYARSVFEAEIEELGRVKNSLDGDITKVVELILGMKGKVVVTGIGKSGLIGKKIAATLASTGTTAIFMNSAEGLHGDLGMIAQNDVVLAISNSGNSDEIVSLLPSIQKIGAKLVAMTGNRNSKLGKAADYVLNIGVSREGCPLNLAPMSSATATLVMGDALAAILIKRRDFRAENFALYHPGGSLGKRLLMKVRDIMKKGDEIPICDKESPIKNVILTMTDKSLGAVCVMNRDLMVGIITEGDIRRALTKEGEFFTFKAKDIMTRNFIRTNSNSMAIDALELMENRPSQITVLPVIDDTKLVGILRVHDLLNVVGK
- a CDS encoding UDP-N-acetylmuramoyl-L-alanyl-D-glutamate--2,6-diaminopimelate ligase; the encoded protein is MEELLLGLDYEILQKGKTEIEFKGMEYDSRKIKDGDIFVALEGSISDGHKYIKQAIENGAKGVLVSKKVELEFPVEYILVKDLRKNLGKIASNFYSYPQKKLKIIGITGTNGKTTSTYLLESILGKEKVARIGTVEYKIGDEVIEASNTTPESLDIVKMCKKAVEKGLEYLVMEVSSHALSLGRVDMLEFDVASFTNLTLDHLDYHENMDNYFQAKRKIFTMLKDSQKSSINIDDVYGDRLYKEFGGYSYSLIKSADLTGEIVEFHSDGQLVRLNLMGEMFEEKLAILGRYNLYNVLGVIGIALQLGIEKNIILERLKDIKGAPGRFELVNCGQEYIVVVDYAHTGDALENILKSINELKKARVITVFGCGGDRDATKRPIMGEIAQRLSDIAILTSDNPRTEDPHLIIEDVKRGMNGDNYLIEEDREHAIVRAIKIAKKNDIILIAGKGHETYQILGRRKIHFDDREIARREIVKRKMRG
- a CDS encoding uracil-DNA glycosylase, which produces MVNLGNDWDEILEGEFAKEYYQKLRKFLINEYRTKVIYPKMENIFSALKFTSYKDTRVLILGQDPYHGPGQAHGLAFSVNPGIKTPPSLLNMYKELKDELEVYIPNNGYLVPWAKQGVLLLNTALTVRAGEANSHSGIGWEIFTDNIIKHLNDRIEPVIFVLWGNNARKKKDYITGRQHFILEAPHPSPLSASKGFFGCGHFKKINELLKKIGENEINWQIENI
- a CDS encoding DUF1858 domain-containing protein, which gives rise to MVTRDTNILVAVQNYPVIRDVFNKYGLGCVGCMIASGETLGEGISAHGLDADVVIAEINKVIAETK
- the kdsA gene encoding 3-deoxy-8-phosphooctulonate synthase, encoding MIDKVRVVKVGNKVEIGGNKRFALIAGPCVIETEELVMEVAGKIKDICDRLGIQYIFKASFDKANRSSIHSFRGPGLEKGLEILKKVKEKYNVPVITDVHETWQCKKAAEVVDILQIPAFLCRQTDLLLAAAETGLPVNIKKGQFLAPWDMKNVVTKMEESNNQNILLCERGSTFGYNNMVVDMRSFMEMRKFGYPIVFDVTHAVQRPGGLGTATSGDREYVFPLMRAGLAIGVDAIFAEVHPNPNEAKSDGPNMLFLNDLEEILKVAIKIDDLVKER
- a CDS encoding DUF445 domain-containing protein; amino-acid sequence: MINARVRSRELNTELIIKLLLIVGIGAGIGWITNYVAIKMLFRPYKEINLGLFKLQGLLPKRKHEIGENIAEVIQTELVSLQEILKSLDGSKLEEKMSEIIDGILEEKLQSEITKNFPMLAMFLSNDMLDKIKKIIKNSILEKRENIVFMFSNYLEKNVDFKGIIVKNVDSFSLEKLEEVTYSLAKKEFKHIEVVGAILGAIIGFIQFIIGMMM